Below is a genomic region from Persephonella hydrogeniphila.
TCCATAAATTGCAAGGGCAAAAAGTCTCTTTTCTCTGCCGATATCTTTTATCTCTTTTGTCACCTGAATAGCAAGCTCCCTTGTCGGTACAAGTACAAGAGCCTGAATTTTCCTTACTTTTGGGTTTACCTTTTCAACTATAGGTATACCAAAAGCAGCGGTTTTTCCAGTTCCTGTCTGGGCTTGAGCAATGAGATCTTTTCCTGAAATTACTACAGGAATCGCTTTTTCCTGTATCTCTGTTGGACTTTTGAATCCCATTCTCTCAATAGATTTCAAAGTTTTCTGTGAGATTGGTAAATCTCTAAAGGTTAATTCTGACATACTTCCTCCTGATTTTTAAAAGAAAGAAAGATTTAACTCGGTGATCTCTACTTGATAAGAGGTTAATTGTAAATCCCTCTTTCTTTTTCTTTTATTTTCGCTTAATAGTATATAACAAATAAAAATAAAAACAAGTTTATTCTGATATCTTTTTCAACAAAAATAAAAACTCCCTCTCTGTTTCCTCCAGAGCAGACTGGATTTTCTTAATTCTTTTTTCATATTCAGGGATGTAGTATCTTTCAAGGGCATTGACCCTAATTACAGTTTTTTTCAGCTCTTCTGCAAGCTTCCAAGCTTTTATCTCAATACTTGCAAGCTCAAGTATAAGGTTTACACACTGTATAAAAGACTGTCTTGCTACATCAATAAATATATTTTCTGAAACTGAACTAAGGGGAAATTTTAGCCTGTACAACTTAAATTTAACTTCCGGAACTGGAATTCCAAGAAATGTTTTTGGAATTACATTAAGCTCTCCTCTAAATACAGCAAGTTTTGATTCCTCTATAACTGTTTCTCTACCTGCTTCCATATATGCTTTAATAAGTAGGTTGTAGCTTCTAATCACTGCCTCATTTAGCCTATCTCTCATTTCCTCTACTTTATCTAATATCTTCAAGATCTCTTTCAGAAGAATCTCCTTTTTCTGATGGAGAATATCTCTTCCATTTTTAATTATTTCAAGTTCTTTTTTCAGATCAAGTAGAGCAGATTTACTAGCTTGTTTTTCCATTCTTTTCTCCCAGTATATACTCCTCGATGTCTTCTTCTTTCAACCTTGTAAGTTCTTCTACAGGGAGATTTTTCAGGAGAGACCACCCAATCTCCAATGTTTTCTTTAGGGGTCTATCTTCGTATCTTCC
It encodes:
- a CDS encoding V-type ATP synthase subunit D, which gives rise to MEKQASKSALLDLKKELEIIKNGRDILHQKKEILLKEILKILDKVEEMRDRLNEAVIRSYNLLIKAYMEAGRETVIEESKLAVFRGELNVIPKTFLGIPVPEVKFKLYRLKFPLSSVSENIFIDVARQSFIQCVNLILELASIEIKAWKLAEELKKTVIRVNALERYYIPEYEKRIKKIQSALEETEREFLFLLKKISE